CGAATATAGGTACCGCTCGATACATGTACATTAAAACCAAGGCGGGGGTAGTGATAACTGATACCACTGATTTCATGCACGATAACCGGGCGCGGGTGCAATTCCACCGGTTCTCCCCGTCGCGCCAGCTTATAGGCACGCTGGCCATCGATCTTAATCGCCGAGTGCTGGGGTGGTAGCTGTGTAATGGGGCCGCGGAAACGCTGCAGCACCGTCTCTACATCGGCCAAGGTAGGCGGCTGTGCTCGCCCAGTAGCTAGATCAGTAGTGATCTTCCCTTCGGCGTCGTCGGTACTACTGATAGCTCCCAGAGTCATCTCGGCCGTGTACCACTTATCGAGCTTCATAAAGTCGGCCTGCGCCTTAGTGGCCTTCCCGACTAAAACGATTAAAAGACCGGTCGCCATAGGATCCAGTGTTCCGGCGTGGCCAACTCGAAACTTTACTGCTCTATCGAGATCGGCAGGCTGACTGGTTTGCCATAACGAACGCAGAGATGATCGGATCTTCCCGACCACATCGTGTGAGGTCCAGCTCTCGGGCTTATCTACTAGAAGTATGCCATCCATAACTCCTAGGGTATAGGGTTTGTGTCCGACGGGCTAGACTCAAACTCCCGCCGGTGGCGGTGGTGGCTGATTAGCGGCTGGAGCTTGGCCACCTTGATGCGCCTGCTCGACCGCCTTACGGGCGGCTTCCAGCTCGGCACCTAAATCAGGCGCCTCCGGGTTAGGAGCGGTAGGACCAGTCTGAGCGGTATCGCCAATATCATTAATGTTGGGTGGTGGAGTGGGTGGCGGTGGCTGGATCACCTTCTCGCCATGCTGAGGCTGATCAGTCGGTCCTTGGGTACCTCCACCCTGATGAGCTGGTCCATCAATACTGGGCGTCGGTGGGTTGGGTTGCAATGGTGGGGCTAGTTGTCCGCCTATACTGTGACCCATAGCGGGAAAGCCAGGATTAGGTGGTGAGGATGGTGGCGATATCGGCGGGGTAATCGGAGTTGGAGCTGACGGTGGTGGCTGAACGGCAGTAGGCTCCGGCTTGGGTGGTGCAGGCGGCGGTGTTGGCTCAGGTGGTTGAGTAACAACCGACTCTGGCTCAGGTGAAAGAGTAAATCCTTCACTACTGGCTGGCGTTGGCTGAGTATGACGAATCTGGAACTCATTCGACGGTACCTCAGAAGGTTTAGGCGGCTGCTCTTGATCGTGCTTACCCTCTTTAGTCTCGTCTGATGCCTTAGCTGTAGACGATTTAGACGCTGAACTGTGTGGCTTTGGGTGAGTTACCGGGGCAGATAGACGCTTCACCACCTCGGCCTGATTAGCTCCGGCCGCTAGCAGCTGTGCCGCCATAGTCATAACTTTCGGAGTAGTAGCACTGTTAGTAAAATGCTCCGTCTTGTCCACGATACCGGTGAAGAGTGCGGTAGCAATATCTTTATCTACCATGCCACTACCTAGTGCTTCGGACATACTCATCACCATCTCACAAATCGAACTCGCACTCGGATCGTTCCAGCTTAACGCCTCCCCTGCTTCACTACTAGTCGTGATAAAGGCAAACTTAGCATTTTGGGTTAGCTTCTGCTCTTTAGTTACAGCTGGATCGAGTTGACTCGGGTTGGTAGCTCCTAGTCCGATGATAACGTCACAATGATAATCCCCATAACTAAAGCCGACATCACTAGCACTATACACGCCATTATAAGGAGTAATGTATATCTTTAATTTTCCACCCTCAGTTACATATTTAAGATGGTCGGCCTCAGTGCGCGATTGATCGACTTCGATAACGAAGTCGCGTTGACCTTGTAGTTTATCATTAACAAGTTTTACTGGAAGGAAGTCGAGCTGACTCGGCACAGGAGTCGCGATGACTATCTCTGCCACCTTCTCTAACTTCATTAGTAATAAATGCAGTCCTATGGCAGCTGCGATTTCATCTCGACCAGGATTTTTCGCGGTCGTAATAACAACACTTTCTGCACCGCGTAACGCCTCAGTTAGCTGTTGTTTTGGAGAGGGCTGTCCATTGTTATCCATAATTCTTACGCTACGCTAACCATCCCTGTTTTGTCAAACCTACAACACTTTACAAGCCGCCCACCCTTAGCTATAGTCTAACTTTGAATTTATCGAGCAATAAGCCAAGGGAGCTAGAAGCATATGCCAATCATTAAATCTGCCGCCAAACGTGTGCGGCAAAACGCTAAACGAGCCACTATTAACTCACGTTATAAACGAGAGATGCGCGCTAGTATCAAACAGCTAGAGGCCGACATCGCCACCAAGAAGAAGACGACTGCACCCGCCTCACTCGCTGCCGCTCAAAAAGCCATCGACAAGGCCGTTAAGAAAGGTGTGATTCACCAGAACACGGCCGCTCGACGTAAATCACGTCTCAGCCGTAGCTTTGCGGCTACTTTCGATACACCTGCTTCGACTACTAAAACAGCTAAGAAGACTCCGGCGAAAAAGACCGCACCGACTAAGAAAACCTCAACTAAGAAACCGGCAGCTAAGAAAACAGCTAAGGCCCCAGCTAAGAAGCCGGCTACGAAATCGACTGCCAAGAAAACAGCTACCAAAAAGTCCTAGCACTATAAACTATCACTAAGTATCGACTAGCCTACCCGGTAATCTGCCGGGTAGGTTTATTTTTAGGCTTAGTTTCTACTCCGTGGTCGACTGACATCGGCTATATAGAAGATCACCCGCTCGATTAGACCCTCTGGGTCGGTAGAACGGCCGGTCTTTAACTCATAATCGGCTTGTATCACCTGCTGATAGGCCGCAATTAGTGCCTCCAAGGGTATACGCTTAGCCGTCGCCTTCGACTTACTAACCACATACGGATTAAGGCCGTGGTCGCGCGCAATCGCAGTGTCCGAATGCTCCCTGCAGCTAGCGATAACTATCAGATTACGTAGCTGCCAGCTAATCATCGTCAGTATCTCTAACACATGCACGCCCTGCGCACGTAAATCGTCCCAGTAGCGCAGGGCTGTCTCAGTATCCCCGCGAGCTAACACTTCTAGTAGTTCAAATATAGTGTGGCGGGGACTGGGCAACACCAGACTCTCAATTAATTCAACCGTTAGATCGCTCCTGGAGGCTAGCTTTGCCACCTCCTGGCTTAAACGCCACTGGTCGGAGCCAACACGATCGAGTAATAATCGAGCCAATTCCGGAGATAACTCGAGCCCTTCGGCCTTAGACTGCTGCTGCAACCAGGCCAGTAACTGAGCATCGCTTTTCGGTTTAAACTCCTTAAGTTTAGCTTGCTGTTGCAGAGTCTTAAACCACTTAGTCCGTTTGTCGATATTCGGATCTACTAACACTACTACTGTACTCGACGGTATCTGATCGATATTAGCTAAAATCTTAGTTTGCAGCTCTTTATTCTGCGATGGATTCTCTACCACTACTAGGCTACTATCGGCAAACATCGGTTGCGCCGTCAGAGCCGTTAGCACTTGGGTGCTATCACTGTCGCTCTCGAACCAGTGCAGGCCGTAGTTCGAACCAGTACTGCCCTCATAGCGCTTCGCTAGCTTACGGACTTGGTCCTTAGCCGCAAAAGTATTCTCACCGTAGAATAGATACACCATACAGGTAGTATCTAGGATTTAAGTCTTAGGTTCTAGTCTTGAGCAGCTGACACTGTGGGCAAATGTGTGTACCGCGGCCAGCTACCCGCAGTTTATCGATCGGCGTACTACACTCCGGACAGGGTTGGTTCGTGCGCCCAAATACGCGGGCCATTTCGAAATAACCACCACTCTCCCCTTTGTGATTCCTAAAGTTACGAAAAGTTGTACCTTTGAGCTCGATAGCTCGGGTGATAATAGTGATGATGGCTTGATGCAGTCGCCTCAGCTCAGTTGGAGACAGATCAATACCGTGGGTGAGCGGGTGAATTCGCGCTAAGTGCAACGCCTCATCGACGTAAATGTTTCCCAGTCCTGCCACAGTCGACTGGTCCAGTAGTACCGCTTTGATCGGTGATTTACGGCGAGCTACTTTAGCGGTGAAGTTCGAGAACGTAAATTCTGTACTCAAAGGTTCCACGCCCATACGAGTGAGTAATGAATCTTGCTCAACCTCCGCCGTTGGTAGTAGTTTTATCCAGCCGAATTTACGCTGATCGTTGAAAAAAAGTCGATCTCCACCCCTGAAATTGAACACGACGCGGGTGCTATTATCCGGCAGCTCACGCACCATCGATTTTGTAGGATGGCCACCACCGCGCCGCACGCCATCAGCGCGCTGCAGGATTAGCTGGCCGGTCATTTTTAGGTGCACCATTAGACTATAGTGGGTGTCGAGATCGACAATCATCACCTTACCCCGGCGGCGCAGAGCACTCACCTTTGCTCCTACTACCCTATCCGCGATCAGCTGCTCGAGGGCGGGCATCGACTTGGCAAACAGTATCTCCGTG
Above is a genomic segment from Candidatus Saccharimonadales bacterium containing:
- the truB gene encoding tRNA pseudouridine(55) synthase TruB, producing the protein MDGILLVDKPESWTSHDVVGKIRSSLRSLWQTSQPADLDRAVKFRVGHAGTLDPMATGLLIVLVGKATKAQADFMKLDKWYTAEMTLGAISSTDDAEGKITTDLATGRAQPPTLADVETVLQRFRGPITQLPPQHSAIKIDGQRAYKLARRGEPVELHPRPVIVHEISGISYHYPRLGFNVHVSSGTYIRSLARDIGAGLGVGGYLSSLRRTAIGEWSVATAVSPQLTAEELRRQIIPLEQAFI
- the rpsT gene encoding 30S ribosomal protein S20, whose product is MPIIKSAAKRVRQNAKRATINSRYKREMRASIKQLEADIATKKKTTAPASLAAAQKAIDKAVKKGVIHQNTAARRKSRLSRSFAATFDTPASTTKTAKKTPAKKTAPTKKTSTKKPAAKKTAKAPAKKPATKSTAKKTATKKS
- the holA gene encoding DNA polymerase III subunit delta translates to MVYLFYGENTFAAKDQVRKLAKRYEGSTGSNYGLHWFESDSDSTQVLTALTAQPMFADSSLVVVENPSQNKELQTKILANIDQIPSSTVVVLVDPNIDKRTKWFKTLQQQAKLKEFKPKSDAQLLAWLQQQSKAEGLELSPELARLLLDRVGSDQWRLSQEVAKLASRSDLTVELIESLVLPSPRHTIFELLEVLARGDTETALRYWDDLRAQGVHVLEILTMISWQLRNLIVIASCREHSDTAIARDHGLNPYVVSKSKATAKRIPLEALIAAYQQVIQADYELKTGRSTDPEGLIERVIFYIADVSRPRSRN
- the mutM gene encoding bifunctional DNA-formamidopyrimidine glycosylase/DNA-(apurinic or apyrimidinic site) lyase, translating into MPELPEVETIRSGLERELTGQLIASTEILFAKSMPALEQLIADRVVGAKVSALRRRGKVMIVDLDTHYSLMVHLKMTGQLILQRADGVRRGGGHPTKSMVRELPDNSTRVVFNFRGGDRLFFNDQRKFGWIKLLPTAEVEQDSLLTRMGVEPLSTEFTFSNFTAKVARRKSPIKAVLLDQSTVAGLGNIYVDEALHLARIHPLTHGIDLSPTELRRLHQAIITIITRAIELKGTTFRNFRNHKGESGGYFEMARVFGRTNQPCPECSTPIDKLRVAGRGTHICPQCQLLKTRT